Within Amycolatopsis sp. FDAARGOS 1241, the genomic segment CGAACCGGACCGCCACCCGGCCGCGCCGGCTGCGGGCCGCGCGTACCGCATCGGCATCGGCGGACCCGTCGGCAGCGGCAAGACGGCGCTGACCGCCGCGCTGTGCCGCGCGCTCGGCGGCGAGCTGAACCTCGCCGTGGTCACCAACGACATCTACACCACCGAGGACGCCGACTTCCTCCGCAAGGCGGGGGTGCTCGCGCCCGAGCGCATCGAGGCCGTGCAGACCGGCGCCTGCCCGCACACCGCGATCCGCGACGACATCACCGCGAACCTCGACGCCGTCGAGACGCTCGAGGAGCGCTTCCCCGGCCTCGACCTGGTGCTCATCGAGAGCGGCGGGGACAACCTCACCGCCGTGTTCAGCCGCGGGCTCGCCGACAGCCAGGTCTTCG encodes:
- the ureG gene encoding urease accessory protein UreG, which gives rise to MRAEHGHGHPHTHPISFDPTATEPDRHPAAPAAGRAYRIGIGGPVGSGKTALTAALCRALGGELNLAVVTNDIYTTEDADFLRKAGVLAPERIEAVQTGACPHTAIRDDITANLDAVETLEERFPGLDLVLIESGGDNLTAVFSRGLADSQVFVVDVAGGDKVPRKGGPGVTTADLLVINKIDLAQFVGADLGVMTADAHRMRGDLPVLAQSLVRTPDAPDVARWVRSVLPVRAG